Below is a window of Cryobacterium sp. PAMC25264 DNA.
TGGCATGCGCTGGAGTGGACAGGAACTGACGACCGAGCAGGCCGGGGCCCTGCCCGGCCTCGCCCGGCTGAACAACCTGGTGCGCAGCGTGCGCACGCCCGAGTTCGACGGCATCACCTTCCACGAGGTGCTCGCCAAGTCCGCCCTCAACCGGGTGCCCGGCCAGAGCGCGATGCCCTTCGGCTGGACGATCAACCCGTACCGGGGCTGTTCCCATGCGTGCACCTATTGCGTGAGCCCTGAAACCCTCATCCTGATGGCAGACGGGCGGCAAAAGCCCCTGTGGGACGTCAAAGTCGGCGAGGCCATCATCGGCACCCGAGTGGAGGGGTCTTATCGTCGCTTCGTGCAGACCACCGTGCTTGCGGCTTGGAACACGCGCAAGCGGGGCCACCGGATCACTCTGGGCGACGGTACGGAGATTGTGGCGAGCGGCGACCACCGCTTTCTGACCGAGCGAGGCTGGAAGTTCGTCACCGGCTCGATGAGCGGCGATGGGCAACGTCCGTATCTCACCACGAACAATAAGTTGATGGGCTTCGGGCTCAATGGACTCACCGAGACAACTCAGCCCCAGTACTTTGCGCCCAGTTATAGGCGGGGTTACCTGACGGGGATGATACGAGGCGACGGCATGATGATCTCCCGTGATTATCCGCGTCGGACGGGAGGCGGTAGCAAGGTGCGGCTGTTCAGGCTCGCATTGGCTGATCCTGAAGCGCTCAACCGCACCCGCCTGTTTCTCGACCAGGAAGACATCCACACGCTCACGCGGCCCTTTTCAGCCGCCTCCGAAACGCGGCGGGCGATCAACTCGATCTACTCGGGAAAGGCGGCGAACTACGCCCAGATCACCACACTGATTGCGTGGCCCGAGTCGCCGGATGTGGATTGGCATGCTGGGTATCTTGCGGGCGTGTTCGACGCCGAGGGATCGTGTTCGCAGGGAGTTCTGCGCATCAGCAACAAAGACGATGCGATTCTCGCCAACATTCAGAGGTCCATGGAGATGCTGGGAATCGATCACGTGCTCGAGGACGCGAGACCGAATGGTGTCCGCTGCGTTCGAGTGACCGGTGGGCTGGCGATGCGGTCGAAGTTCTTTAACCTGAGCGGCCCTGCCATCGACCGTAAGCTCTCCATCGCTGGCAGAGCCGTCAAATCGGATGCCAAGCTTCAGATCGTGTCGATTGAAGACCTCGGCGCCACCATGGACATGATCGACATCACCACGGGCACCGGAGACTTCATCGCCAATGGCATCGTCAGTCACAATTGCTTTGCTCGCCCCACCCACAACTACCTCGACCTCGACGCCGGCAAGGATTTCGACAACGAGATCATCGTGAAGGTGAACGTGGCCGAGGTGCTCCGGAAGGAACTCGCCAAACCCACCTGGGGCAAGCATCCGGTTGCGCTCGGCACCAACACCGACCCGTACCAGCGCGCCGAGGGTCGCTACCGGCTGATGCCGGGCATCATCGCGGCGCTCGCCGACTCCGGCACCCCGTTCTCGATTCTCACCAAGGGCACCCTCCTGCGCCGCGACCTCGACCTGCTCGCTGAAGCCAGCCGGCAGGTACCCGTAGACCTGGCACTGTCTATCGCGATCTACGACGATGCGCTGCAGCAGGCCGTGGAGCCGGGTACCCCAAGCACGAAGGCCCGGCTGGCCACGGTCACCGCGATCCGCGAGAAGGGCATGGACTGCTCGGTGTTCATGATGCCGATCCTGCCGTTCCTCACCGACACCCGCGCCCACCTCGACGAGGCCATGCGGCAGGCCAAGGCCGCCGGCGCCACCGGAGTGCTCTACAGCGCCCTGTACCTCAAGCCCGGGGTCAAGGAGTGGTACTTCCACTGGCTCGAGCAGGACCACCCCGAGCTAATGTCCCGGTACCGCGAGCTCTACAAACGGGGCACCTACGCGCCCAAGGAGTACCGCCAGTGGCTGGCCGAGCGGATCCACCCGCTGCTGCGCGCGCACGGGCTCGAGCGGCGCCGCGAGGACCCTGCAACAGGCGGCATCCGCTCGACGGCCCTGACCGGCGTGCCCCAGAACCGCGCCGCCAATGCAACGCCCGGCTCACTCATCGCCGCGGAGCTGCCGCCCGAGCTGACGCCGACCCTGTTTTGACGGTCCTCGACCGCGATCGACCTGCGGCCCGGGTGCTTCACGCAGGCCCCTCGACTGAGATAATCAGACGCGGAGAGGGCACGATGTCACTAGGGTTACCCGGTCACCTGGTTCAGGCCACGTTGAGCCGTGCGCTCGCCCGCGCCTCGCACTGGTTCGGCTTGATCTGCCTGGCTGGAGCCCTGCTCTCGGTGATCGCGCTGAGCGTGTTCCCGCCCACCGACCGGCTGCTGGTCACGGTTGCCGCGATTCTGGGCATGGGTGCTCTGCTGGCGCTCCTCGCCAAGTGGCGCACGGTGCCACTCACGATCGCCTACCTGGTGATCGGCGCAGTCTGCACGTACCTCTTTACTGGCGCCGTGCTGGGCATGCCCGGCTGTTCCCGGCCTCGGACATGTTCCTCATCTCCCTGCCGAAGATGGCGCTCATCATGGTCGGCGGGGCCGGGTCGGGTGCGCTCGTCGGGGTGCTGTGGAGCACCCTCGGCTTCCTGATGGCGGAGGTGGCAGCCACGCTGGCCGTCTCACAGACTCCGGTGCCTGACCGCCCCGACATCTTCACCATCGTCACCTACCTCTTCCTGGTGGGGGTGATGCTGCTCGACGGGCTCGCCCGCCGCACCGGGCGCACCGCGCAGCCGGCGATTCACCGTGCGGTGCAGGATGACGAGTCCCGAAGCCTGCGCCACGACTTCGACCTGCGGGCCGTGGCGCTCATGCACGACACCACCCTCAACCAGCTGGTGTCGGTCGCCCGCGCCAAACCCGGCCCCATGACCCCTGCCCTTGAGGCCGCCGTGCGCGAGACCCTGCACACTCTCGAGCAACGCGACTGGCTCACCCATGTCGACGAACGCACCGCCACATCGCCGGGCAGTGACGGATGGCTCTCCAGCGCCGTCTTCGCCACCATCGACCGCATGCGGGACCGCGGCCTGGTCGTCGACATCACCGGCGACAAAGAAGCCCTGGCACGCCTGGACGCCCAGAGCGACCGCGAACTGGGCCTGGCCGTACAGCAATGCCTGGTCAACGTGCTGCTGCACGCCGGCATTGTCACTGCCGAGGTCGTCATCGATGCCGACGAGCAGAACGTGTCGGTCATGGTGCTGGACGCCGGTCGTGGCTTCATGGAAGCCGAAACCGGCAGCGACCGGCTCGGGCTGCGCCAGTCGGTGCGTAAACGCATCGAACGACTCGGCGGATCGGTGCAGGTGTGGTCGCGGCCCGGCGCCGGCACCTCGGTGCTGCTCACTCTGCCCGCGCCGCCCGCCCGCCCCGAAGCTCCCACCTCGCCCGCCGTTCCAGCCATCGAGCCCACCCCGTGACGCCGCGCCGCGCCACCCAGCAGCGCCTCGACCCGCTGGGCACCCTGGCCGCCTGGCCCCTCGCGCCCCTGATCGCCGCGATCGTGCTCTGTTACTCCGTCATCGCCACGGTTCTGCAGCAGAGCCAGATCCAGAATCCTCTCCTGGCGACCCTCGCGGTCCTGGCGATGGCCGCCGCGGCCGGCATCCTCGTGCTCGCCACCCAGCCGGCCAACGCCCCGTTCGACGGTCGACTGCACCTGGCGATGCTCGGATTCGCGCTGCTCGGCTACCTCCTCGAACAGTTCAGCCGGTGGGGCGGCAACCTGCTTGTGCAGGATGACTTTGGGCCGGTCTGCATCGGGTTCCTACTGCTCGCGCTGGCGCCCTACCGGCCCTGGCGGGAGATCGCCCTCTCCGGTGCCATCGCCAGTGTCGTGGCCATCGTGATCACCGTTCCGCAGCAGCCGTACTACGAGATCACCGTGCCCATCGCCGTGTATGCGATCGTCTCCGCCACCCAGATTCTTGCGCCTGCCGCGGCCGGAGCGGCGTACTCGCGGCGGATCGTGCGCTCCATCCTGGCCTGGCAAGAGGATGCCCGCCGTGCCATCGTGGCTCGCACCGAAGAAACGCGCGGCCAGATGGCGCGCGCCGTGGTGGAACAACAGATCGCGGCCTTGAGGAGCGGCGTCATCCCTTTCCTCACCGAGCTGCTCGAGCGCCGCAGCGTCTCTGCCGTCGACATCGCCCAGGCCGGTCAGCTGGCCGCAGAGGTGCGCCGCACGCTCGTGGCCGAGATCGACCGCACCTGGCTGGACTCGGTAGCGACCCGGGAACGCGCCGCCCTCACCGAGCGGGGAACCCCGGGGTTGCTCGTGGTCGCCGACCCCGACCACCGCGCCAACGCCTTCCGCGCCGAGCAGCGTGCCGCCACCGCCGCGCTGATCGGGGCGCTCTGCGCCGCACCGGGTTTCGACCCGCACAGCCTCGTCGTGCAGATCGCCGGCGCCGCCAAACCCGGCGCCACCAACGCCGTGCAGCCGCTGGTTGACACGATGACGATTCAGGCCGCGCTCGACCTTCCTCCTCGCCGAGTGCGCGCGGTGTTGCGGCCCTACCTCGGAGTCATCCGCGTGGTCTTCGACAACGTGCGGGTCACCGTGCGCCGCCCCTCGCTCACGATCGAATTCGACAGCGTTCGGGCGTCGCACGCCGGCGACCAGGCGGACGAGGCGCCGGCCACACCCGCCACCCCCGCAGGGGTGCGCGCGCGCCACACGCCCCGCCAAGTACGCTGAAACCTCAACGGTCATGCCCCGGCGGGGTGAGTCCACGAAAGACAACGCATAAAGGCGGTACCGGCGGTTATGGCGAAACTGTATTTCCGATACGGGGCGATGAACAGCGGCAAGAGCACCTCGATGCTCCAGGCCGCCTATAACTATGAGGAGCGCGGCCACCGCGTCCTGCTCACCAAACCCTCCATCGACACCAAGGGCGACCGCGGCATCCTCTCCCGTCTGGGCGTCACCCGCGGGGTCGACTTCCTGCTCACCCCCGACACGGATGCATACACCGCGTTCCAGGAACACCGCGCCGGCGTGCTCGCCGGCACCGGCCTCGACGTGAGCGCCCTGCTCGTCGACGAGGCCCAGTTCCTCACCGAACCGCAGGTGGACGACCTGCTGCGCATCGCCATCATCGAGAACGTGCCGGTGTTGGCGTACGGCATCCGCACCGACTTCCAGACCGTCGCGTTCCCCGGCAGCCGCCGGCTGCTCGAGGTGGCGCACAGCCTGGAGGAACTCAAGACCATCTGCCGGTGCGGGCGCAAGGCCGTCTTCAACGGCCGCAAGGTCGACGGTGCCTTCGTTTTCGACGGCGACCAGGTCGCCATTGACGGCGTGGAGGTCACCTACGAATCGCTCTGCGGTTCCTGCTACCTCGAGGAAAGCCACGGTGTGCTCAACAACCGCCGCCGCGAAGCGCTGCGGCACGAACCGGAGCACGGGGGCCAGGAGCGGGGGCGCTCAACCGACGGACGCCCGCAGAACGCAGACTATTTCGTCGAGAGCGCCCCAGCCAGCCCCCCGGCGCATTCCCCTTCACCACAGTAAGCACCCAGCTCGGCCGGTGAAAGCCGTCATTTATCAGGGCACCCGTTGCGGGGGCAGCGAGAGGAAGAGCATGCACAGGTACCGGGTCGCGATGATCGACGATCACGAGATTGTCGCGCGCGGGTTCGCCGGTCTCTTCGACACCATCCCGGAAATCCACGTGGTGGCGACTGTCGCCACCGTAGCAGAGCTGCTCGACCAGGTGGGGGAGACCCACATCGACCTTGTCATTCTCGACCTGCGGCTCTCCGACGGTTCCACCGTCACCGGCAACGTCGACCGGTTGCGCGCCACGGGTGCGGCGGTGCTCGCGTTCACCGGCGGTGATGACGCCCAGCTCATGCGCGCCGCCGCCCATGGCGGCGTGCTCGGCGTCGTGCGCAAATCCGAACCGGCCAATGTTCTCCTCGACGCCGTCACCCGAGCCGCGGCGGGCGACACCATCGCCTCCACCGAATGGGCGGCGGCGCTGGATGGCGACCCCGACCTGTCCGACGCCGGCCTCAGCCCCCGGGAACGGGAGGTGCTCTCGCTCTACGCCGCCGGAGCGAAGGCGCCCCTGGTGGCCTCGCACACCGGGCTGAGCGAGCTCACCGTCGTGGACTACATCCGCCGGGTGCGCTCGAAGTACGAACGGGTGGGCCGGCCCGCTAACACCAAGATCGACCTGTACAAGCGTGCGCTGGAGGACGGCATCCTGCCGGTGCCCGGACGCTCATGAGCCCCCAGGATCCGCTGGTCCAGCCCCCCGCGTCGGTCGACCACCCTTCGCCGGTCGAGCCCCCCACGCTGGTCGAGCCTGTCGAGACCAAGCCGCCCCCGCCCGCCGAGACCCTCGTCAAGCCCCTCACCGCCGCAACCAACCTCACCCGGCTGCTCTGCATCGCCGTGGCGTGCGCGGCAGCGATCTTCGGCGTGCTCTCGATCGGCACCTTCGCAGAGCAGATCTGGCACCCGAACCCGCAGCTGGCCGTGGCGGCGTGGGCCGCGTCCTTCGGACTGCCCGTGACGCTCGGCCTCTGCTCCGGGTGGGCACCGGTGCGGGTGCTGCGCCTCATCGTGGCCACAGAGATGTTCTGCTTCATCGCTATCACCGGCTTCTGGCTCTTGGTGCGGCCCGACCAGTTGCCGGCCGGCGCCGACATTCCTTGGGCGATCACCTTCACGGGGGTGCCTTGCGTGGCGGTGGCGATCTTTGCCCGGGGCGGCACGGCCTGGGCGTTCACGCTTCTCGCCTGCACGCTCAGCGGGCTGGTGAGGTTCAGCACCTCGGCGGAGGCTAACCCAGCGCTCATCGGCCTGGCCGACGGCCTCTACTCGCTGTTGCTGGTGAGCGTCTTCGTAGCCCTCACCCTCGCCGCCCGCCGTGCCGCTGCACGCGTCGATGACGCGACCCTGCTCACCCGGCAGGCCGAGGCCGGCCGGGCCGCCCAGGTGGCCCGCCGCCAGGAACGCCTGAGCATCGACGCCCTCGTGCACGACAGCGTCATTTCCACCCTGCTCATGGCCGGGCTCGGCCGTACCGCACCGGCCGTGGTGGCCGAGCACGCGTCGAAGACCCTATGGCAGCTCGACGCCCTCCGCTCCCCACCGGTGCAACCCGTCGTCCTGGTGTCGGACCTCGTGCGCCGGCTCACCCGGCTGACCCACCAGATCGCACCGGATGCCGTCGTGCGGGTCGACAACGCCGGCACTCCGGCCGGTGCCGCGCCGGTGGAGCGCACCGTGCCATCCGATGCCGTGGCGGCGATGCTCGGCGCCGTCGGCGAGGCACTGCGCAACTCCGTCGCGTCGGCCGCAGGGCCGGGACCTCGGCGCGGAACCGTCCGGCCGGTGCGCCGCACCGTGACGGTGCTGTCCACCTCCGCCGGTTTTCAAGTAACGGTAAGCGACGATGGCGTCGGCTTCGAGCCCGCCCGGGTGCCGCCGGAGCGCCTCGGCATCAGCGAGAGCATCATCGGGCGCATGCAGCGGGTGCCGAACGGTGTGGCCAGCGTGCGCTCCCACCCCGGCCGGGGCACCGACATCATGATCGCCTGGGTGCCCGAGCGCAGCACGCCAAGCACCCCCACAACGCTCACCCCACTGGTCGAGCGCACCCCTTCGCTGGTCGAGCCTGTCGAGACCCGCGCCCCAATCCGCCCACCGCGCACCTCGGTGCTCGAACCCACCCCCACGCTGGTCGAGCCTGTCGAGACCTCCCCGCGCGACCGCCGCGCCGCCGAACGCCAGCCCGAAACACCGCTGCCCAGCGGGGCCAACGCCTACTCCCTGTCCCGGGCGCTCGACCTCTCCACACCGTTACCCCGGCTGATCCTCGCCCTGTTCGTCCTTGTACACGGCGTGTTAGCCATCATCGCCATCGTGCCGGGCCGGCCGCTGGCCGAGATGGCCGCCGCCTATCTGGTGATCGTGTTGGCGGCTCTTTCGCTGATGCGTCCCCTCCACGAGCCCTTCCCGCGGTCCCAGATTGCCATCGTCTTGGGCCTCTGCGGCGTCGGCGCGGTGCTGATGTTCCTCTACCTGCCGCCGCGCAGCGGGGTCCCGTTCGCCCACTGGCACCTCGGCGCGATCACCCTGATCCTCGTGGTCCTGGCCGCACGTGGCCAGATCCGCGCGGCCTGGATCGGCTACGCCGTGCTCGCGCTTTCTACGGTCGCGTGGGCCGTGGCCACCGGCCAGACGGTGGGCGCAGGCGTCGACCTGGTCATCCGGCATGCCGGCACTCTACTGGCAGGCACCCTATTCGTAGTCGGGCTCGATCGCACCGAGGCAACTTTGCGCGTGCTCACCCACGACGACATCGCCCGCGCACGCCGCGACGCCACCACGGTGGCCGCGCTGGACGAACGCGAAGCCGAACTGAGACGGGTGAACCTGCTCGCCCGGCCCACCCTGCTGCGCCTGGCCGAACCGCACGCCCTCACCGCCGCCGAGCGCGCCCAATGCCTGCTCGTCGAGGCCAGCCTCCGCGACGCCATCCGTGGCCGCGCCCTGTTCGTGCCCCCGGTCATCGACGCCGTCCAGGCCGCCCGGCAACGCGGCGTGGAGGTCACCATGATCGACGACAGCGTCGACAGCCCGCCCGCCCAGCTCGCCGTTCTGGCCGCCACGGTCGCCGAGGTACTCCACACGGTGAGCACCGGCCGCGTGACCGTGCGGGTACTGCCTGCCGATCGCCCCATCATCGCCACGCTGGTGGTCGAGTCTGGTGAATCCCGCATGCTCGTGGTTGGTCCCGACGGCCGGGTTGTCGGTTCCTAGGGCGCGCGCAAAAGAGGGTATGCAACCCCGGTCTCACCGACCGCTAACATCAGGTTCC
It encodes the following:
- a CDS encoding intein-containing Rv2578c family radical SAM protein gives rise to the protein MRWSGQELTTEQAGALPGLARLNNLVRSVRTPEFDGITFHEVLAKSALNRVPGQSAMPFGWTINPYRGCSHACTYCVSPETLILMADGRQKPLWDVKVGEAIIGTRVEGSYRRFVQTTVLAAWNTRKRGHRITLGDGTEIVASGDHRFLTERGWKFVTGSMSGDGQRPYLTTNNKLMGFGLNGLTETTQPQYFAPSYRRGYLTGMIRGDGMMISRDYPRRTGGGSKVRLFRLALADPEALNRTRLFLDQEDIHTLTRPFSAASETRRAINSIYSGKAANYAQITTLIAWPESPDVDWHAGYLAGVFDAEGSCSQGVLRISNKDDAILANIQRSMEMLGIDHVLEDARPNGVRCVRVTGGLAMRSKFFNLSGPAIDRKLSIAGRAVKSDAKLQIVSIEDLGATMDMIDITTGTGDFIANGIVSHNCFARPTHNYLDLDAGKDFDNEIIVKVNVAEVLRKELAKPTWGKHPVALGTNTDPYQRAEGRYRLMPGIIAALADSGTPFSILTKGTLLRRDLDLLAEASRQVPVDLALSIAIYDDALQQAVEPGTPSTKARLATVTAIREKGMDCSVFMMPILPFLTDTRAHLDEAMRQAKAAGATGVLYSALYLKPGVKEWYFHWLEQDHPELMSRYRELYKRGTYAPKEYRQWLAERIHPLLRAHGLERRREDPATGGIRSTALTGVPQNRAANATPGSLIAAELPPELTPTLF
- a CDS encoding thymidine kinase; translation: MAKLYFRYGAMNSGKSTSMLQAAYNYEERGHRVLLTKPSIDTKGDRGILSRLGVTRGVDFLLTPDTDAYTAFQEHRAGVLAGTGLDVSALLVDEAQFLTEPQVDDLLRIAIIENVPVLAYGIRTDFQTVAFPGSRRLLEVAHSLEELKTICRCGRKAVFNGRKVDGAFVFDGDQVAIDGVEVTYESLCGSCYLEESHGVLNNRRREALRHEPEHGGQERGRSTDGRPQNADYFVESAPASPPAHSPSPQ
- a CDS encoding sensor histidine kinase, translated to MFLISLPKMALIMVGGAGSGALVGVLWSTLGFLMAEVAATLAVSQTPVPDRPDIFTIVTYLFLVGVMLLDGLARRTGRTAQPAIHRAVQDDESRSLRHDFDLRAVALMHDTTLNQLVSVARAKPGPMTPALEAAVRETLHTLEQRDWLTHVDERTATSPGSDGWLSSAVFATIDRMRDRGLVVDITGDKEALARLDAQSDRELGLAVQQCLVNVLLHAGIVTAEVVIDADEQNVSVMVLDAGRGFMEAETGSDRLGLRQSVRKRIERLGGSVQVWSRPGAGTSVLLTLPAPPARPEAPTSPAVPAIEPTP
- a CDS encoding response regulator transcription factor, which encodes MHRYRVAMIDDHEIVARGFAGLFDTIPEIHVVATVATVAELLDQVGETHIDLVILDLRLSDGSTVTGNVDRLRATGAAVLAFTGGDDAQLMRAAAHGGVLGVVRKSEPANVLLDAVTRAAAGDTIASTEWAAALDGDPDLSDAGLSPREREVLSLYAAGAKAPLVASHTGLSELTVVDYIRRVRSKYERVGRPANTKIDLYKRALEDGILPVPGRS